In Streptomyces violaceusniger Tu 4113, one DNA window encodes the following:
- a CDS encoding GNAT family N-acetyltransferase, whose product MLRLERLRADHAPALLAFERENREYFARSISDRGDAYFAEFASLLRARLAEQDAGVCHFHVVMADQGELAGRVNLVDVEEGDAELGYRIGERAAGRGVATAAVQEVCRLAATEYRLATLTAVTTLDNVASKTVLERNGFTAMGDVTVAGRAGMRYRRKLVAAR is encoded by the coding sequence ATGTTGAGGTTGGAACGGCTCCGGGCGGACCACGCGCCTGCTCTGCTGGCCTTCGAACGCGAGAACCGCGAGTACTTCGCTCGGTCGATCTCCGACCGCGGGGACGCGTACTTTGCGGAGTTCGCTTCCCTTCTCCGCGCGCGGCTCGCCGAGCAGGACGCCGGAGTGTGTCACTTCCATGTCGTCATGGCCGACCAGGGGGAGTTGGCCGGCCGCGTCAATCTCGTGGACGTCGAGGAAGGCGACGCCGAACTCGGCTACCGGATCGGCGAGCGCGCCGCGGGCCGTGGAGTGGCGACTGCCGCGGTGCAAGAAGTGTGCCGCCTGGCCGCCACGGAGTACCGCCTCGCCACCCTCACCGCGGTCACCACCCTCGACAACGTGGCCTCGAAGACTGTGCTCGAACGTAACGGCTTCACCGCCATGGGGGACGTCACCGTGGCCGGGCGCGCCGGTATGCGCTATCGCCGCAAGCTCGTTGCGGCGCGCTGA